The genomic interval CGACCTCACCCGGCTGACCGCCGACGATCTCGCCGGGGCGTCGCTGGTCACCGCCTCGGCCCTGCTCGACCTGCTCAGCCTGGCCGAGGTGGAGCGGCTCGTCACGGCCTGCGTCGACGCCGGCTGCCCGGCGCTGCTGACCCTCTCGGTGCTCGGCGAGGTGGAAATCTCCCCGGCCGAACCGCTCGACGCCGAGATCGCCGCCGCGTTCAACGCCCACCAGCGACGCGACACCGCCGACGGAGCGCGACTGCTCGGCCCGGACGCCGTGGACGCGACCGCCGAGGCGTTCCGCCGGCTCGGTGCGCAGGTGCGGGTCCGGCCCAGCCCGTGGCGGCTCGGCCCGGCCGACGCGGAACTGGCCGCGTGGTGGCTGCGCGGCTGGGTCGCCGCCGCCGTCGAGCACCGTCCGGAGCTGGCCGGCCCGGCCGCCGGATACCTGGAGCGCCGGCTCGCCGCCGCGACCGCCGGTGAGCTGCGGGTGGTCGTCGGGCACGCCGACCTGCTCGCCACGCAGGCATGAGCCCGTACCGACCCGCTCGGCACGCACGAGTGAGCCCGTACCGACCCGCTCGGCATGCACGAGTGAGGCCGTACCGATCCGCTCGCCGGGCACGGATGAACCGCAGCCCCGGTTGCCTCGTATAACTGGCGAGACACCGATCGAAGGAGGCTGGCGGATGTGCGGGGCGAGGACGGCACGGCGGGGAGTTCCGGCGGACCGGGCGGCGTCGTGAGGCGTACGTTCTGGGCCTGGGCACGGCTGCTCGGCGGTGCCGCGATCCTCGGCTTCCTGCTGTGGCGGCTCGGCACCGAGGCGTTCCTGGACGGGCTGCGGGTGATCGACGCCGGCACCCTGCTCGCCGCGCTCGGGATCGGGCTGCTGACCACGGTGTTCAGCGCGTGGCGCTGGTGCCTGGTGGCCCGAGGGCTCGGCATCCGGTTGCCGCTGGGCAGGGCCGTCGCCGACTACTACCGGGGGCTCTTCCTCAACGCCGCGCTGCCGGGCGGCGTACTCGGGGACGTGCACCGGGCGGTGCGGCACGGCCGGGACGTGGACGACGTGAGCCGCAGCGTCCGGGCGGTGGTGCTGGAACGTTCGGCCGGACAGATCGTGCTGGTCACCGTCGGCGTACTGGTGCTGCTGCTCGGCTATCCCGCCCCGCTGCCGGCCGGGGTCGGCTCCAATCCGACCGGCCCGCTGCTGGTCGTCGTCCTGGCTGCGGCCGGGGCGCTCGGTCTCGCCTGCTGGCTGGTACTGCGGTCGCGACGGCGACTGCACGCTTCCGCTGCGGACCACTCCCCTTCCGCTGCGGACGGCGCCACCCCGGGACGGGTACGGCCTACCAGCCCGGAGGCGGTCCGCCCGGCCGGTTCGCGGTGGCGCCGGGCGTGCCGGACGGCCGTTTCCGACGTACGGCTCGGGTTGCTCGCCCGGAACAGTTGGCCGGGAGTGGCGCTCTCCTCCGCCGTGGTGCTGGCCGGACATCTCGGCACCTTCGTCGTCGCGGCCCGGGCCGCCGGCTCGTCGGCGCCGGTCGGCCAGCTCGTACCGCTGATGCTGCTGGCCCTGATCGCGATGGCGCTGCCGCTGAACGTCGGCGGCTGGGGTCCCCGGGAGGGCGTCACCGCCTGGGCCTTCGGCGCCGCCGGGCTGGGCGCCTCGCTCGGTCTCACCGTCGCCGTGGTCTACGGGGTGCTCGCCTTCGTCGCGAGCCTGCCCGGAGCCGTGGTGTTGGTCACCCGCTGGATCGCCGGGCTCCGCACGACCGAAACCGGACCGACCGCGATCAGCACAACCGCGATCAGCCAGACCGTGATCAGCACGACCGCGATCAGCCAGACGGCAGCCGTGGCACCTGCGGCCATGGCGTCCGCGACCCTGGCGTCCGCAGCCGTGGCACCCGCGACCGTAGCGTCCGCAGCGCTGGCACCCGCGACCGTGGCGTCCGCAACGCTGGCACCCGCGACCGTAGCGTCCGCAACGCTGGCACCCGCGACCGTGGCGTCCGGCAAGCGGGTGACGGCGCGCCTCCGGCTACCCCGAGCGGTCGCGTGACCGGCGGCAAGGCCTCCCGCACGCCCTTCGCCGCCCCGGCCGGCCCGGCGGCCGTCCACGGGTCACGTCGCGGCGAACCGCTCCGAGAGGGCGTAGCGCAACAGCACCACATCGTCGATCTGGCAGACCTCGGCGAGTTCCGCCCGGCGGTCGGGTCCCCACGGAAACCGGCCGTCGCCGACGAAGCGCGGCGCCCGGGAGTCACCGACGAAGAATGGCGCGATCACCAACTGCAACTCGTCGGCGAGGCCGGCGGTGAGGAACTGGGTGTGTATCTGCCCGCCGCCCTCGACCATCAGCCGGGCCACGCCCCGGGCGTGCAGGTCGGCGAGCACCATCTCCAGGTCGACGGGGTCGCCGCTGTCGACCACGGTCGCCACCTCGCCGAGACGCTTACGGGCCTCGTCCAGGCTGGCGCTCGCACAGTAGACGATCTTGTCGATGTCACCCGTGACGAAGAACCGGGCGGCCGGGTCCAGGTCGGCCCGACCGGTCACGGTCACCTTCAGCGGTGTCGGCCGCAGTCCCCGGGCCACCCGCTCGGCCCGGCGCCGCGCGGACCGGACCAGGAGTCGCGGGTTGTCCTGGCGGACCGTACCCGCGCCGACCAGGATGGCATCGCATTCCGCCCGTACCGCATCGACCCGGTCGAAATCCGCGTCGTTGGAGAGCAGCAGGCGCGTCTCGCCGGCGTTGTCCAGGTAACCGTCGATTGACATGCCGCAGCTGAGCAGTACGTACGGCCGGTCGCCCACTTGTCGCACCTCTCCGTCGATGAACAGCCCGCGCGGTGGGTCAGTCTTCCGCATCGTCGGCGCCCGTCCCCGCCGACCTCGCCCCGATGCTGGTCAGGTGGCCCGCATCGGATGACCGCGCACCGGGTACCAGCCTCCACGCTCTGCAGATGCGCGGGCGGGCAGACCCCCGAGAGAGGCACCCTAGATCTTCAGGGCGTACGCACCCGACCCCAAGAGGGAGAACTGATGCCGCACACACCGCCCCAGGTAACCACCGCCGAGGCGCCCGAAACGCTCGACGCCGTCGGGCCGGTTCCGGCCGCCACCGTCCGTCGGCAGGTGACCGTACCGCTCCGCTTCGCCGACGGCTACACCGCGACCGCGAGCGTCTTCACCTTCGACGGGCTGGTGGACGGCCGCGAGCATCTCGCACTCGGTCTGGGTGACTGGCGGAGCAGACTGGGCCAGTCCCTCGACGGCACTGCCGCGCCGCTGGTGCGGCCGCACAGCGAGTGCATGACCGGTGACGTCTTCGGGAGTCAGCGGTGCGACTGCGGCCCGCAGCTACGGGAGGCGGTCGAGCGGATCAGCGACCAGGGCGGGTTCCTGCTCTACCTGCGGCAGGAGGGCCGGGGCATCGGGCTGTACGCGAAACTCGACGCGTACGCCCTACAGGACGTGGGGCTGGACACCTACGAGGCCAACCTGGCGCTCGGGCACGGCGAGGACGAGCGGGACTACACCGTGGCGGCGCAGATGCTGCGTACCCTCGGCGCGGACCGGATCGCGCTGCTGAGCAACAACCCCGACAAGGCGGAACAACTCGACCGGCTCGGCGTGCAGGTCGCGGAGCGGGTACCCACCGGTGTGCACCTCTCCGCCGCCAACGCCCGATATCTGAAGACGAAGGCCAACCACACCGCGCACACCATCGACCTGCCGCTCGCCGACTGAGGGCCGGTGCCGGTCCGTGTGCGGCCACCCCCGCCGGGACGGAGCGCCGGCCGGGCGGGACGGAGCGGATAGAGTGCCGAGATGTCGTCGTCGCCGCGCCTGGAGAAGGTCACTCCGGACAACGTCGTCGCCGCCTGCAAACTGCGGATCCGCCCCGACCAGGAGCATCTGGTCGCGCCGGTCGCGCAGTCGCTGGCCGAGGCGTACGTCCAGCCGGAGGTCGCCTGGCCCCGGCTGGTCTACGACGCCGATCGGCTCGTCGGCTTCGTGATGGCCTTCTTCCTGGTCAGGTTCGATCCGGACGACCCGGCCGACGAGCCCCGCTCCGGGCTCTGGCGGCTGAACATCGCCGCCGACCAGCAGGGTCGGGGGTACGGCCGGTTCGCCGTGCTGGCGGTCTGCGACGAGCTTCGTCGGCGCGGGCAGGACCGGGCCTATGTGACCTGGGCGCCGGGCGAGCACGGACCGGAGCGCTTCTACGCCCGGCTCGGCTTCCGGCTCACCGGCGAGCGGATCGGCGACCAGGTGGTCGGCGTCCTGGACCTGACCCTCCCGAACGACCAAACCTGACCGTCCCGAACGACCGGACGGGCTTCCCGAACGACGGGACCTGACCGGCCCCGGACGACCGGAGCGACCTCCCACGCGACCAGGGACTCGACGACGATTTCGCGTCGTCCGCACCGCGGTGCCGCGCACCGGCACGTGGCGATCCGCGGCCCGGACGCTACCCTCCGATTTCGGGACGCCTCGGCTCGCGGCCGGGGCCGCTCGCGGGCTGCACCCCTCCAGCCCGCGACGACGAGAGGAGACGGCGCATGCTTGTCGACTGGCCACTGGACCGGTTGCGCGACTACCGACCGAAGCGCGAGGAACCGTCCGACTTCGACGCCTTCTGGGCCGACACCCTGGCCCAGGCCCGCGACGCCGGCACCCCGGCGCGGTTCGCACCGTACGACGCCGGACTCTCCACTGTAGAGGTCTTCGACCTCACCTTCTCCGGCTTCGCCGGCCAGCCGGTACGCGGCTGGTTCCTGCTCCCCCGGCACAGCACCGGCCGACTCCCCTGCGTCGTCGACTACCTCGGGTACGGCGGCGGGCGCGGGTTGCCGCACGAGTGGCTCGCCTGGAGCGCCGCCGGCTACGCCCACCTGGTGATGGACACCCGGGGCCAGGGCAGCGCCGGTCACCTGGTCGGCGACACCCCGGACCCGGACCCGGTCGGCCTGCCGCAGACCCCCGGTTTCCTCACCCGGGGACTCACCGATCCGAGCAGCTACTACTACCGGCGGGTCTTCACCGACGCGGTCCGGGCCGTGGAGACCGTCCGGGCGCACCCGAGGGTCGACCCGGAACGGGTGGTGGTGGGCGGCACCAGTCAGGGCGGCGGGATCAGCATCGCCGTCGCCGGCCTCGTCGACGGGCTCGCGGCGGTACTGCCGAACG from Plantactinospora sp. BC1 carries:
- a CDS encoding class I SAM-dependent methyltransferase — protein: MTEHGERTGQSDGGDDDSPYSLAWLGLREPADARARADELVEALRGLLPDAGPIVIRDLGCGSGSMGRWLAGRLPGPQQWVLYDREAGLLEHARDHLPRTAADGSPVSVLTRECDLTRLTADDLAGASLVTASALLDLLSLAEVERLVTACVDAGCPALLTLSVLGEVEISPAEPLDAEIAAAFNAHQRRDTADGARLLGPDAVDATAEAFRRLGAQVRVRPSPWRLGPADAELAAWWLRGWVAAAVEHRPELAGPAAGYLERRLAAATAGELRVVVGHADLLATQA
- a CDS encoding dihydrofolate reductase family protein; the protein is MGDRPYVLLSCGMSIDGYLDNAGETRLLLSNDADFDRVDAVRAECDAILVGAGTVRQDNPRLLVRSARRRAERVARGLRPTPLKVTVTGRADLDPAARFFVTGDIDKIVYCASASLDEARKRLGEVATVVDSGDPVDLEMVLADLHARGVARLMVEGGGQIHTQFLTAGLADELQLVIAPFFVGDSRAPRFVGDGRFPWGPDRRAELAEVCQIDDVVLLRYALSERFAAT
- the ribA gene encoding GTP cyclohydrolase II, which encodes MPHTPPQVTTAEAPETLDAVGPVPAATVRRQVTVPLRFADGYTATASVFTFDGLVDGREHLALGLGDWRSRLGQSLDGTAAPLVRPHSECMTGDVFGSQRCDCGPQLREAVERISDQGGFLLYLRQEGRGIGLYAKLDAYALQDVGLDTYEANLALGHGEDERDYTVAAQMLRTLGADRIALLSNNPDKAEQLDRLGVQVAERVPTGVHLSAANARYLKTKANHTAHTIDLPLAD
- a CDS encoding GNAT family N-acetyltransferase; amino-acid sequence: MSSSPRLEKVTPDNVVAACKLRIRPDQEHLVAPVAQSLAEAYVQPEVAWPRLVYDADRLVGFVMAFFLVRFDPDDPADEPRSGLWRLNIAADQQGRGYGRFAVLAVCDELRRRGQDRAYVTWAPGEHGPERFYARLGFRLTGERIGDQVVGVLDLTLPNDQT
- a CDS encoding acetylxylan esterase; amino-acid sequence: MLVDWPLDRLRDYRPKREEPSDFDAFWADTLAQARDAGTPARFAPYDAGLSTVEVFDLTFSGFAGQPVRGWFLLPRHSTGRLPCVVDYLGYGGGRGLPHEWLAWSAAGYAHLVMDTRGQGSAGHLVGDTPDPDPVGLPQTPGFLTRGLTDPSSYYYRRVFTDAVRAVETVRAHPRVDPERVVVGGTSQGGGISIAVAGLVDGLAAVLPNVPFLCHFRRATEITDATPYHELVTYLRTHRGDVEQAFHTLSYFDGVNFASRASAPALFSVALMDAVCPPSTVYAAFNHYAGEEKEITVWPYNGHEGGAGFQFPRQAALLRRLFG